One Streptomyces sp. RerS4 DNA segment encodes these proteins:
- a CDS encoding flavin reductase family protein: MDLDDRRQLRGAFGTFATGVTIVTVGGDIPRGMTANSFTSVSLSPPLLLVCVDKDADMHRSLERSATFGVSVLGDGQEAVARHFADHSRPVGAGQFDSVDWRPGRTCDAPLITGASAHFECEKWRVYDAGDHTIFLGRLLRASRTTGAGALLFHEGRFGCPAEPGGDAHEGGRVA; the protein is encoded by the coding sequence ATCGACCTTGACGACCGGCGTCAACTGCGCGGCGCCTTCGGGACGTTCGCCACCGGGGTCACGATCGTGACCGTCGGCGGCGACATCCCCCGGGGCATGACCGCCAACTCCTTCACCTCCGTCTCGCTCAGCCCGCCCCTGCTGCTGGTCTGCGTCGACAAGGACGCCGACATGCACCGCAGCCTGGAACGGTCGGCCACCTTCGGCGTCTCGGTCCTCGGCGACGGCCAGGAGGCCGTCGCCCGGCACTTCGCCGACCACTCCCGGCCCGTCGGCGCCGGCCAGTTCGACAGCGTCGACTGGCGGCCCGGCCGCACCTGCGACGCGCCCCTGATCACCGGGGCGAGCGCCCACTTCGAGTGCGAGAAGTGGCGCGTGTACGACGCCGGGGACCACACGATCTTCCTGGGCCGGCTGCTGCGGGCCTCCCGCACCACCGGCGCCGGCGCCCTGCTCTTCCACGAGGGCCGCTTCGGCTGCCCGGCCGAGCCCGGCGGCGACGCGCACGAAGGAGGCCGCGTGGCATGA
- a CDS encoding type I polyketide synthase, giving the protein MTRIAIVGMAARYPDATSHRELWENAVAGRRAFRRLPAGRMNLDDYYDPDPSVPDRFYARNAAVIDGYSFDRVAHRIAGSTYRSTDLTHWLALDTATAALADAGFPAGEGLPRPRTGVVVGNTLTGEFSRANVMRLRWPYVRRVLAAALKGQDWEDQRLADFLAGVEDAYKSPFPAIDEDTLAGGLSNTIAGRICNHFDLNGGGYTVDGACSSSLLSVTTAAGSLIGGDLDVAVAGGVDLSIDPFEIIGFAKTGALAKKEMRLYDRGSNGFWPGEGCGMVVLMREEDALAQGRRIYASIAGWGIASDGQGGITRPEVSGYQLAMSRAYERAGFGVETVPLFEGHGTGTAVGDATELTAIMGARAAADPTAPHAAISSIKGMIGHTKAAAGVAGLIKATLAVDAGVLPPAIGCVDPHELLTGDQANLRVLRKAEAWPDGAPLRAAVTAMGFGGINTHVVVDKSAPGRRTTPNRRTTTLANSLQDAELLLLDGESPEALRARVAEVGAFAARLSYAQLADLAATLRRELRELPYRAAVVVTSPDDAELRLARIADALAEGATTLPAGDGRSFLGKASEAPRIGFLFPGQGSGRGTGGGALRRRFTEAAEVYDRAALPAAGDMVATSVAQPRIVTGSTAGLRVLEAIGIEADVAVGHSLGELSALHWAGALDAPTLLEVARVRGRTMAEHSASGTMASLAASPDTATTLAEGLPVVIAGFNSPGQTVVAGTVDAIETVAERAERAGVTCTRLAVSHAFHSPLVAPAADSFGDWLTGVPFGPVDRRIVSTVTGEDLRADSDLPKLLHRQITDPVLFAQAVKAAAADVDLFVEVGPGRVLSSLAAASVADVPTVALDTDSESLRPLLQVVGAAYVAGAPLIHERLFQDRLTRPLEIGATFDFLSSPCEQAPEVVLPAGRGSRPGSADEDESASDAAPGSTGSSGSSGSSALDVLRALVAERAELPPELVGDDISLIDELHMSSITVGQLVNQAATRLGIAAAHVPTNFATATLAQLAEALDTLAGTAGAGAAGPTALVTAAAPWARPFAVTLEPVPLPPPVPGQIGGTWELFAPDDHPYARTLQRELEAAGSGPGVLVCLPSPAGREDVERALDGAKSALAGDRGRRFVLVQDGPGAAGLAKSLHLEAPHLRTTVVHTPAGGEAVARVLAEVAATATFTEVHYDADGTRRVPTLSVLPYEGERTERVLDSSDVLLVTGGAKGITAECALALAKETGARLALLGRSDPAEDRDVAANLRRMTDSGITVGYARADVTDPARVAEAVAVLTAELGTVTAVLHGAGRNEPAALSALTAEDFRRTFAPKVDGLHAVLGAVDQGALKLLVTFGSIIGRAGLRGEAHYATANEWLAAATEQVARDLPDCRALCLEWSVWSGVGMGEKLSVVESLAREGITPVTPDQGIEILLRLVRDPDAPVVSVVSGRTEGIETVRRELPPLPLLRFTGTPLVRYHGVELVTEVELNSGTDLYLTDHHLDGNLLLPAVLGMEAMVQVACAAIGREDIPVIEDARFLRPILVPPNGAGRIRVAATVTAADTVDVAIHAEETGFAAEHFRARLVFSGATAPDGEPDQVADGVPAAPLDPAADLYGGVLFQGPRFQRLRRFHRAAARHVDADVAVDPGGNWFAGFLPGRLLLADPGMRDALMHGNQVCVPDATLLPSGIDRLHLLGAGTDVPSELRYCATERSRDGDTYVYDIAVRTADGTVVERWEGLTLHAVRKTDGQGPWVAPLLGSYLERALEEVLSAQISVAVEPDATTPDGQPADRRAGTTTAIRRAVAAPVDVLHRPDGRPELADGRTVSAAHGLGLTLGVAAAEGSDASVACDVEAVTGRTPEEWQGLLGPYAPLAELVAKETGESADTAATRVWSAVECLRKAGAALDAPLTLAPAAKPHWVVFTSGAARIATFSTTVRTPARRAVTPPGTTAALAGADAAPAAVGVRVGAVRSGVFAVLTGGAPTAGGNRS; this is encoded by the coding sequence ATGACCAGAATCGCGATCGTCGGCATGGCGGCCCGCTACCCCGACGCCACGAGCCACCGGGAACTGTGGGAGAACGCCGTCGCCGGCCGCCGGGCCTTCCGCCGGCTGCCCGCCGGCCGCATGAACCTCGACGACTACTACGACCCCGACCCGAGCGTCCCCGACCGCTTCTACGCCCGCAACGCCGCCGTCATCGACGGCTACTCCTTCGACCGGGTCGCCCACCGCATCGCCGGCAGCACCTACCGCTCCACCGACCTCACGCACTGGCTCGCCCTCGACACCGCCACCGCCGCCCTCGCCGACGCCGGCTTCCCGGCCGGCGAGGGGCTGCCCCGGCCGCGTACCGGCGTCGTCGTCGGCAACACCCTCACCGGCGAGTTCTCCCGCGCCAACGTGATGCGGCTGCGCTGGCCCTACGTACGACGCGTGCTCGCCGCCGCCCTCAAGGGGCAGGACTGGGAGGACCAGCGCCTCGCCGACTTCCTCGCCGGCGTCGAGGACGCGTACAAGTCGCCCTTCCCCGCCATCGACGAGGACACCCTCGCCGGCGGCCTGTCCAACACCATCGCCGGCCGCATCTGCAACCACTTCGATCTCAACGGTGGCGGCTACACGGTCGACGGGGCCTGCTCCTCCTCCCTGCTGTCCGTCACCACCGCCGCCGGCTCGCTCATCGGCGGGGACCTCGACGTCGCGGTAGCCGGCGGCGTCGACCTGTCCATCGACCCCTTCGAGATCATCGGCTTCGCCAAGACCGGCGCCCTCGCGAAGAAGGAGATGCGCCTCTACGACCGCGGCTCCAACGGCTTTTGGCCCGGCGAGGGCTGCGGCATGGTCGTCCTGATGCGCGAGGAGGACGCCCTCGCCCAGGGCCGCCGGATCTACGCGAGCATCGCCGGCTGGGGCATCGCCTCCGACGGCCAGGGCGGCATCACCCGCCCCGAGGTCAGCGGCTACCAGCTCGCCATGAGCCGGGCCTACGAGCGCGCCGGCTTCGGCGTCGAGACCGTCCCCCTCTTCGAGGGCCACGGCACCGGCACCGCCGTCGGCGACGCCACCGAACTGACGGCCATCATGGGCGCCCGCGCCGCGGCCGACCCCACCGCCCCGCACGCCGCGATCAGCTCCATCAAGGGCATGATCGGCCACACCAAGGCCGCCGCCGGCGTCGCCGGACTCATCAAGGCCACCCTGGCCGTCGACGCCGGCGTCCTGCCGCCCGCCATCGGCTGCGTCGACCCCCACGAACTGCTCACCGGCGACCAGGCCAACCTGCGTGTCCTGCGCAAGGCCGAGGCCTGGCCCGACGGGGCGCCGCTGCGCGCCGCCGTCACCGCCATGGGCTTCGGCGGCATCAACACCCACGTCGTCGTCGACAAGAGCGCGCCGGGCCGGCGCACCACACCCAACCGGCGTACCACCACCCTCGCGAACTCCCTCCAGGACGCCGAACTGCTCCTCCTGGACGGCGAGTCCCCCGAGGCCCTGCGCGCCCGCGTCGCCGAGGTCGGCGCGTTCGCCGCCCGGCTGTCCTACGCCCAGCTCGCCGACCTCGCCGCCACCCTGCGGCGCGAGCTGCGCGAACTGCCCTACCGGGCGGCCGTCGTCGTCACCTCCCCCGACGACGCCGAACTGCGCCTCGCCCGCATCGCCGACGCCCTCGCCGAGGGCGCCACCACCCTGCCCGCCGGCGACGGGAGGAGCTTCCTCGGGAAGGCGTCCGAGGCGCCCCGCATCGGCTTCCTCTTCCCCGGCCAGGGCTCCGGCCGGGGCACCGGCGGGGGCGCGCTGCGCCGCCGCTTCACCGAGGCCGCCGAGGTGTACGACCGGGCCGCGCTGCCGGCCGCCGGCGACATGGTGGCGACCAGCGTGGCCCAGCCGCGCATCGTCACCGGCTCCACGGCGGGCCTGCGCGTCCTCGAAGCCATCGGCATCGAGGCCGACGTCGCCGTCGGCCACAGCCTCGGCGAACTCTCCGCCCTGCACTGGGCGGGCGCCCTCGACGCCCCCACCCTGCTGGAGGTGGCCCGGGTCCGCGGCCGCACCATGGCCGAGCACAGCGCGTCGGGCACCATGGCCTCGCTGGCCGCCTCCCCCGACACCGCCACCACCCTCGCCGAGGGGCTGCCCGTCGTCATCGCCGGGTTCAACAGCCCCGGCCAGACCGTCGTCGCCGGCACCGTCGACGCCATCGAGACGGTCGCCGAGCGGGCCGAGCGGGCCGGGGTCACCTGCACCCGCCTCGCCGTCTCGCACGCCTTCCACTCGCCGCTGGTCGCCCCGGCCGCCGACTCGTTCGGGGACTGGCTCACCGGCGTCCCCTTCGGTCCCGTGGACCGTCGGATCGTCTCCACCGTCACCGGTGAGGACCTGCGCGCCGACAGCGACCTGCCCAAGCTGCTGCACCGGCAGATCACCGACCCCGTGCTGTTCGCCCAGGCCGTCAAGGCCGCGGCCGCCGACGTCGACCTGTTCGTCGAGGTCGGCCCCGGCCGGGTGCTCAGCTCGCTGGCCGCCGCGTCCGTCGCCGACGTACCCACCGTGGCCCTGGACACCGACTCCGAATCCCTGCGCCCCCTCCTGCAGGTCGTGGGCGCCGCCTACGTCGCGGGAGCCCCGCTCATCCACGAGCGGCTCTTCCAGGACCGGCTCACCCGGCCGCTGGAGATCGGCGCCACGTTCGACTTCCTGTCCAGCCCCTGCGAACAGGCCCCCGAGGTGGTCCTGCCCGCCGGTCGCGGCAGCCGGCCCGGATCGGCCGACGAGGACGAGAGCGCGTCGGACGCCGCCCCCGGCTCCACCGGTTCCTCGGGCTCCTCCGGCTCCTCCGCGCTCGACGTGCTGCGCGCCCTGGTCGCCGAACGGGCCGAACTGCCCCCCGAGTTGGTCGGCGACGACATCAGCCTCATCGACGAACTCCACATGAGCTCCATCACCGTCGGCCAGCTCGTCAACCAGGCCGCCACCCGGCTCGGCATCGCCGCCGCCCACGTCCCCACCAACTTCGCCACCGCGACCCTCGCCCAACTCGCCGAAGCGCTGGACACCCTCGCCGGCACCGCAGGAGCCGGCGCCGCCGGCCCCACGGCCCTGGTCACCGCCGCCGCCCCATGGGCGCGCCCCTTCGCCGTCACCCTCGAACCGGTGCCACTGCCCCCGCCCGTGCCCGGCCAGATCGGCGGGACCTGGGAGCTGTTCGCCCCGGACGACCACCCGTACGCCCGGACCCTCCAGCGCGAGCTGGAAGCCGCGGGCAGCGGACCCGGCGTGCTCGTCTGCCTGCCCTCACCGGCCGGCCGCGAGGACGTCGAACGGGCCCTGGACGGCGCCAAGTCCGCCCTCGCGGGCGACCGCGGCCGCCGCTTCGTCCTCGTCCAGGACGGGCCCGGCGCGGCCGGCCTCGCCAAGAGCCTCCACCTGGAGGCCCCCCACCTGCGGACCACCGTCGTCCACACCCCGGCCGGCGGGGAAGCCGTCGCCCGGGTCCTCGCGGAGGTCGCCGCCACCGCCACCTTCACCGAGGTCCACTACGACGCCGACGGAACCCGCCGCGTCCCCACCCTGAGCGTGCTGCCCTACGAGGGCGAGCGCACCGAACGCGTCCTGGACTCCTCGGACGTGCTCCTCGTCACCGGCGGTGCCAAGGGCATCACCGCCGAGTGCGCCCTCGCCCTCGCCAAGGAGACCGGCGCCCGCCTGGCCCTCCTCGGCCGCTCCGACCCCGCCGAGGACCGGGACGTCGCCGCGAACCTGCGGCGCATGACCGACAGCGGGATCACCGTCGGCTACGCCCGCGCCGACGTCACCGACCCCGCCCGCGTCGCGGAGGCCGTCGCCGTCCTCACCGCCGAACTCGGCACCGTCACCGCCGTCCTGCACGGCGCCGGCCGCAACGAACCGGCCGCGCTGAGCGCCCTGACCGCCGAGGACTTCCGCCGCACCTTCGCACCCAAGGTCGACGGACTGCACGCCGTGCTCGGCGCCGTCGACCAGGGCGCGCTGAAGCTCCTCGTCACCTTCGGCAGCATCATCGGCCGCGCCGGCCTGCGCGGCGAGGCCCACTACGCCACCGCCAACGAATGGCTGGCCGCCGCCACCGAACAGGTCGCCCGCGACCTGCCCGACTGCCGGGCCCTGTGCCTGGAGTGGTCGGTGTGGTCCGGCGTCGGCATGGGCGAGAAGCTGTCCGTCGTCGAATCCCTCGCCCGCGAGGGCATCACCCCCGTCACCCCCGACCAGGGCATCGAGATCCTGCTGCGCCTGGTCCGCGACCCGGACGCGCCCGTGGTCAGCGTCGTCAGCGGACGCACCGAGGGCATCGAGACCGTACGCCGCGAACTGCCGCCGCTGCCGCTCCTGCGGTTCACCGGCACCCCGCTGGTGCGCTACCACGGCGTGGAACTCGTCACCGAGGTCGAACTCAACTCCGGCACCGACCTCTACCTCACCGACCACCACCTCGACGGCAACCTGCTGCTGCCCGCCGTCCTCGGCATGGAGGCCATGGTCCAGGTGGCCTGCGCCGCCATCGGCCGCGAGGACATCCCCGTCATCGAGGACGCCCGCTTCCTGCGGCCCATCCTCGTCCCGCCCAACGGCGCGGGCCGCATCCGCGTCGCCGCCACCGTGACCGCCGCCGACACCGTCGACGTGGCCATCCACGCGGAGGAGACCGGCTTCGCCGCCGAACACTTCCGCGCCCGCCTCGTCTTCTCGGGCGCCACCGCCCCCGACGGCGAACCCGACCAGGTCGCCGACGGCGTACCGGCCGCCCCCCTCGACCCGGCCGCCGACCTGTACGGCGGAGTCCTCTTCCAGGGCCCCCGCTTCCAGCGGCTGCGCCGCTTCCACCGGGCCGCGGCCCGCCACGTGGACGCCGACGTCGCCGTCGACCCCGGCGGCAACTGGTTCGCCGGGTTCCTGCCCGGCCGGCTGCTGCTGGCCGACCCGGGCATGCGCGACGCCCTGATGCACGGCAACCAGGTGTGCGTACCCGACGCCACCCTGCTCCCGTCCGGCATCGACCGGCTCCACCTGCTCGGCGCCGGCACCGATGTCCCCTCGGAACTGCGCTACTGCGCCACCGAACGCTCCCGCGACGGTGACACGTACGTGTACGACATCGCCGTCCGCACCGCCGACGGCACCGTCGTCGAACGCTGGGAAGGCCTCACCCTCCACGCCGTGCGCAAGACGGACGGCCAGGGACCGTGGGTGGCCCCCCTGCTCGGCTCCTACCTGGAAAGGGCCCTAGAGGAAGTGCTCTCCGCACAGATCTCCGTCGCGGTCGAACCCGACGCCACCACCCCGGACGGGCAGCCCGCCGACCGCAGGGCGGGCACCACCACCGCCATCCGCCGCGCCGTCGCCGCACCCGTGGACGTACTCCACCGCCCCGACGGGCGCCCCGAACTCGCCGACGGCCGGACCGTCTCCGCCGCGCACGGCCTCGGCCTGACCCTCGGCGTCGCGGCGGCCGAAGGCTCCGACGCCTCCGTGGCCTGCGACGTCGAGGCGGTGACCGGCCGCACCCCCGAGGAGTGGCAGGGCCTGCTCGGCCCGTACGCGCCGCTCGCCGAACTCGTCGCCAAGGAGACCGGCGAAAGCGCCGACACCGCCGCCACCCGCGTGTGGAGCGCCGTCGAATGCCTGCGCAAGGCGGGCGCGGCGCTCGACGCCCCGCTGACCCTGGCCCCCGCCGCCAAGCCCCACTGGGTGGTCTTCACCTCCGGGGCCGCGCGCATCGCCACCTTCTCCACCACGGTCCGCACGCCCGCGCGCCGCGCCGTCACGCCGCCCGGCACCACGGCGGCCCTGGCCGGCGCGGACGCGGCGCCGGCGGCCGTCGGCGTACGGGTCGGGGCCGTGCGGTCGGGCGTGTTCGCCGTCCTGACCGGCGGCGCCCCCACGGCAGGGGGGAACCGGTCATGA
- a CDS encoding acyl-CoA thioesterase — translation MTDTGAPAPVGFEYRHTVAFAETDLCGRVDHVTFTRWQARCQELFLREHAPGVLCDEIDGPRLFTQQVECELLAPVAPLDEIRIRLTSADVGHTGLELAFDHVRTAEDGTTTLTARGRQRIVCMSGRPGEAVPTFLPDALVRALEPYRRASDADPAQLIGPLAGSTP, via the coding sequence ATGACCGACACCGGAGCGCCGGCGCCCGTCGGCTTCGAGTACCGGCACACGGTCGCCTTCGCGGAGACCGACCTGTGCGGCCGGGTCGACCACGTCACCTTCACCCGCTGGCAGGCCCGCTGCCAGGAGCTGTTCCTGCGCGAGCACGCCCCCGGCGTGCTGTGCGACGAAATCGACGGGCCGCGCCTGTTCACCCAGCAGGTGGAGTGCGAACTCCTCGCCCCCGTCGCCCCCCTGGACGAGATCCGCATCCGGCTCACCTCCGCCGACGTCGGCCACACCGGTCTGGAACTCGCCTTCGACCACGTCAGGACGGCCGAGGACGGCACCACGACCCTGACCGCGCGCGGCCGGCAGCGGATCGTCTGCATGAGCGGACGCCCCGGCGAGGCCGTGCCCACCTTCCTCCCCGACGCGCTGGTGCGCGCCCTGGAGCCCTACCGGCGGGCGTCCGACGCGGACCCCGCGCAGCTGATCGGGCCGCTCGCCGGGAGCACCCCGTGA